A genomic stretch from Thermonema lapsum includes:
- a CDS encoding class I SAM-dependent methyltransferase, whose translation MKRYIFKEISFCEMCGDKTENHKVLGQRLNKPQGFRPKTKTGISVTILKCTNCGLIYSNPQPIPFDLQDHYGMPPEDYWKDEYFVWNPTYFSSQIQEAKKLLDFKPGMKALDIGAGLGKAMLSMENEGFDVYGLEPSISFYERAISKMGIKKEKLKLCAIEDADYEPEFFDFITFGAVFEHLYESSKCLEKAFRWLKPNGIIHIEVPSSKWLIAKLINFYYRLIGTNYVTHLSPMHPPFHLYEFDLKSFIKLSQKLKFKIESYRYDVGSIYHFPKIFHGILKTYIRATNTGMQLTVWLRKQ comes from the coding sequence TTTGGGACAGCGATTGAACAAGCCTCAGGGATTCAGACCTAAGACTAAAACAGGAATATCTGTGACCATATTAAAATGTACTAACTGCGGTCTCATTTATTCAAACCCTCAACCTATTCCATTTGATCTGCAAGACCATTATGGAATGCCTCCAGAAGACTATTGGAAAGATGAATACTTTGTTTGGAATCCAACCTATTTCAGTTCTCAAATTCAAGAAGCAAAAAAACTGTTAGATTTTAAACCAGGTATGAAAGCCCTTGACATTGGTGCAGGTTTAGGAAAAGCAATGCTCTCAATGGAAAATGAAGGTTTTGACGTATACGGACTCGAACCTTCTATCTCTTTTTATGAAAGAGCCATCTCTAAAATGGGAATAAAGAAGGAAAAACTAAAATTGTGTGCAATAGAAGATGCAGACTATGAACCAGAATTCTTTGACTTTATAACTTTTGGTGCTGTTTTTGAACACTTATACGAATCATCAAAGTGCCTTGAAAAAGCATTCAGGTGGTTAAAACCAAATGGCATAATTCATATTGAAGTTCCCTCATCAAAATGGCTGATAGCAAAACTTATAAATTTTTATTATAGACTCATAGGAACAAATTATGTAACACACCTGAGCCCTATGCATCCTCCCTTTCATTTGTACGAGTTTGATTTAAAATCCTTTATAAAATTATCACAAAAGTTAAAATTTAAAATAGAAAGTTATAGATACGATGTTGGCTCAATTTACCATTTCCCCAAAATTTTTCACGGAATACTAAAAACCTATATAAGGGCAACAAACACCGGTATGCAACTAACAGTATGGTTAAGAAAGCAATAA